From Deltaproteobacteria bacterium, the proteins below share one genomic window:
- a CDS encoding LysM peptidoglycan-binding domain-containing protein, whose protein sequence is MRTNRAITFILMIIISVLFVSPAFAGVTIRAVRHWTAPDYTRVVVDTSDEARYSVTETKGILVIDVPDASCSPSVPLRYELDKPAVREIQLTTLKPRGMRISITVGDRVENTVFALGKILDKPHRIVIDVKLPDVEKRESEERQRVKTLKKKRVVMIDPGHGGEDPGAVGRRRTYEKDVVLSISKRLRNILNKRGYETFLTRDGDYYVSFSKRLQMAREYGADLFISVHADACRNRGARGASVYCLSTKGASSEAAKLLAQSQNLSDIIGGAENDQNNGESNTITLNMLQTETINRSKEFGVGALKDLERINRLKFKKIQEAPFRVLKLPDIPSVLVETAYISNAREEVMLRDPAYQADVAWALASAVNNFLPLPSTADAEWTDRASQPASTYPKGETFYLEYVVKRGDTLQSIAREQGATVDALMNANDIRSKNRIYVGQKIKIPAALPAGIYTVRKGDTLASIARRNGTTINTLLQLNDLRSRNRIYVGQKLKVPGPAAGAASPAIPEVHVVRKGDTLGAIARRYGMSVDTLMRNNDIPSEDRIYVGQKLYMYMQGRPHKMSTYYVVRKGDTLAEIARARGTTVSAVMQANHLKSKNRIYVGQKLVLP, encoded by the coding sequence ATGCGAACGAACAGGGCGATAACTTTTATTCTGATGATCATCATCTCTGTTCTTTTCGTGTCTCCCGCCTTCGCCGGCGTTACCATACGAGCTGTCCGCCACTGGACCGCCCCTGATTACACACGGGTCGTCGTCGATACGAGCGACGAGGCACGATATTCGGTCACGGAAACAAAAGGGATACTTGTCATCGATGTCCCGGATGCCTCCTGTTCCCCCTCAGTGCCCCTCCGATACGAACTCGACAAGCCCGCCGTCCGGGAAATACAGCTCACAACACTGAAACCCCGGGGGATGCGTATTTCCATCACCGTCGGTGACAGGGTGGAGAACACCGTTTTCGCCCTGGGAAAGATACTGGACAAGCCTCACCGCATCGTCATCGATGTGAAGCTTCCCGACGTGGAGAAGCGTGAGAGCGAGGAGCGGCAGCGGGTCAAGACACTGAAAAAGAAACGGGTCGTCATGATCGATCCGGGTCACGGCGGTGAGGACCCGGGCGCGGTAGGGCGGCGCAGGACCTATGAAAAGGATGTCGTCCTGTCTATCTCGAAACGGCTTCGGAACATTCTGAACAAGCGGGGCTACGAGACCTTCCTGACGCGGGACGGTGATTATTACGTCTCTTTCAGCAAGCGGCTTCAGATGGCGCGGGAGTATGGCGCAGACCTTTTTATCAGTGTCCATGCCGACGCATGCAGGAACCGGGGTGCACGGGGGGCGTCGGTGTACTGCCTGTCGACGAAGGGAGCCAGCAGCGAGGCGGCGAAGTTGCTTGCGCAAAGTCAGAACCTGTCCGATATCATCGGTGGTGCCGAGAACGATCAGAACAATGGGGAATCGAATACGATTACCCTGAACATGCTCCAGACGGAAACGATCAACCGGTCCAAGGAATTCGGCGTCGGCGCCCTGAAGGACCTCGAGCGCATCAACCGGTTGAAGTTCAAGAAAATTCAGGAAGCTCCTTTCAGGGTCCTGAAGCTTCCTGACATTCCCTCCGTCCTGGTAGAGACCGCCTACATCTCCAATGCCCGGGAGGAGGTGATGCTCCGTGATCCCGCGTACCAGGCCGATGTGGCCTGGGCCCTGGCATCGGCGGTCAATAATTTTCTTCCTCTTCCCTCCACGGCGGATGCGGAATGGACCGACCGTGCTTCGCAACCGGCTTCGACATACCCGAAGGGTGAGACCTTCTATCTCGAGTATGTCGTGAAACGCGGTGACACCCTCCAGTCCATAGCACGGGAACAGGGGGCCACCGTCGATGCGCTCATGAATGCCAACGACATCAGGTCGAAAAACCGCATCTACGTGGGACAGAAGATCAAGATCCCCGCGGCGCTTCCCGCCGGTATATACACGGTCAGGAAGGGGGACACGCTCGCGTCGATCGCCCGGAGGAATGGAACAACGATAAACACGCTGCTTCAGCTCAATGATCTCAGATCGCGAAACCGCATCTATGTGGGACAGAAGCTGAAAGTCCCCGGTCCGGCCGCGGGTGCCGCATCACCTGCAATTCCGGAAGTCCACGTCGTCAGGAAGGGCGACACGCTGGGGGCTATCGCCCGTCGATACGGGATGTCCGTGGACACCCTGATGAGGAACAATGATATACCGTCGGAAGACCGTATTTATGTGGGGCAGAAACTGTATATGTATATGCAGGGGCGTCCGCACAAGATGTCAACCTATTATGTGGTAAGAAAAGGCGATACGCTGGCGGAGATCGCCCGGGCACGGGGCACCACGGTGTCCGCCGTCATGCAGGCAAATCATCTCAAATCAAAAAACCGCATCTACGTGGGTCAGAAGCTGGTTCTTCCCTGA
- a CDS encoding enoyl-CoA hydratase/isomerase family protein: MSIVEWKKDDTVAIMTMNNGENRHNPGFVAAVLKTLDEIERDESIYAVVLASSDEKNWSLGIDLEWIGGAMEKNRLREIKNFMYGLNEMFRRILYFPMPVIAAINGHAFGDGTLLACACDFRFMRSDRGYFCFPEVDISIPFLPAMLAIVKKAIPYYEAQYLILSGKRATAPELEENHVIVKACADGEELMRESLSFARSFTKKRAIFEQHKKRLHKGIVEIMEKEDPEYIEPLNLMV; this comes from the coding sequence ATGAGCATCGTCGAATGGAAAAAGGATGATACGGTTGCGATCATGACCATGAATAACGGTGAGAACAGGCATAACCCCGGTTTCGTGGCCGCAGTGCTGAAAACGCTGGACGAGATCGAGCGGGACGAATCAATCTACGCCGTGGTCCTGGCGTCAAGTGATGAAAAGAACTGGTCGCTGGGGATCGACCTTGAGTGGATCGGCGGCGCCATGGAGAAGAACCGCCTCCGGGAGATAAAGAACTTCATGTACGGTTTAAATGAAATGTTCCGGAGGATCCTCTACTTTCCCATGCCCGTCATCGCGGCCATCAACGGTCATGCCTTCGGTGACGGGACGCTGCTCGCCTGCGCCTGTGATTTCAGGTTCATGCGGTCCGACCGGGGATACTTCTGTTTTCCCGAAGTGGATATCAGTATTCCCTTTCTGCCCGCCATGCTTGCCATCGTGAAGAAGGCGATACCTTACTACGAAGCCCAGTACCTGATCCTGAGTGGAAAACGGGCGACGGCGCCCGAGCTCGAGGAAAATCATGTTATCGTAAAAGCCTGTGCCGATGGGGAGGAACTCATGAGAGAATCCCTGTCCTTCGCGAGATCGTTCACCAAGAAGCGGGCCATCTTCGAACAGCACAAAAAACGGCTTCACAAGGGAATCGTGGAGATAATGGAGAAAGAGGACCCGGAATACATCGAGCCCCTCAATCTGATGGTTTGA
- the larB gene encoding nickel pincer cofactor biosynthesis protein LarB, translating into MKEDRLQKILEEIREGTLAVDEGVRRLKEGFYKDLGFAKIDTHREERVGHPETIYCEGKTVDQVREIVRFMLTGDSNILATRATRKMYEAVSALCGEAEYNETARTITIRRKEPPAGTGYIAVVTAGTADIPVAEEAAVTAEILGNRVERITDVGVAGIHRLMDKLSIIRDARVIIVVAGMEGALPSVIGGLVDKPVIAVPTSVGYGASFEGLAALLAMLNSCAAGVCVVNIDNGFGAGYAASIISRLP; encoded by the coding sequence ATGAAGGAAGATCGCCTGCAGAAGATTCTCGAAGAGATACGGGAAGGAACGCTCGCCGTCGACGAGGGGGTGCGGCGGCTGAAAGAGGGATTCTACAAGGACCTGGGATTTGCGAAGATCGATACTCATCGTGAAGAACGCGTGGGCCACCCCGAGACGATCTATTGCGAGGGGAAGACGGTGGACCAGGTCCGCGAGATTGTCCGGTTCATGCTGACGGGGGACTCAAATATTCTTGCCACACGGGCTACCCGGAAAATGTACGAGGCCGTTTCCGCCCTGTGCGGCGAGGCCGAATATAACGAAACGGCCCGGACGATAACGATCAGGAGAAAGGAGCCACCGGCGGGAACGGGCTACATCGCCGTCGTAACGGCGGGGACGGCGGACATTCCCGTGGCCGAGGAGGCGGCCGTTACCGCTGAGATCCTCGGGAACCGTGTTGAGCGCATCACCGACGTCGGGGTGGCCGGGATCCATCGCCTGATGGACAAGCTTTCCATCATCCGCGACGCCCGGGTGATCATCGTCGTTGCCGGCATGGAAGGGGCCCTTCCAAGCGTTATCGGCGGTCTCGTCGACAAGCCCGTCATCGCCGTTCCCACCAGTGTCGGATACGGCGCAAGCTTCGAAGGACTGGCGGCATTGCTCGCGATGCTCAACAGTTGTGCCGCCGGCGTGTGTGTCGTCAATATCGATAACGGCTTCGGAGCGGGATACGCGGCGAGCATCATAAGCCGCCTTCCGTGA
- the larE gene encoding ATP-dependent sacrificial sulfur transferase LarE yields MIAKRTYERLVSLLQAEGPCLVSFSGGADSTLLARAARDALGTDATAVTIETPYVIPRDIRDAKNIAAGLSIEHLTISMAVPAIVWENGPDRCYHCKREMFLTLQEEASRRNGLRIIEGTNSDDLHKDRPGLRALKELNIMSPLAGLGISKEEVRAISWSLGLPTWNKPADSCLMTRIPTGTPVSLDGLKRIDRSERYLRGMGFKAVRVRSRGTCALIKTSPEDRKLLSGASPVDLITRALREFGFTEVCFEPTEPEGNSRQPSTIARTS; encoded by the coding sequence ATGATCGCGAAAAGGACATATGAACGGCTGGTGTCACTTCTTCAGGCCGAAGGTCCCTGCCTGGTCTCTTTTTCGGGGGGCGCCGACAGCACCCTGCTCGCCAGGGCCGCCCGGGACGCCCTGGGTACGGACGCAACGGCGGTCACGATCGAAACTCCCTATGTCATACCCCGGGATATCCGGGACGCGAAGAACATAGCCGCGGGTCTGAGTATTGAACATCTGACGATATCGATGGCCGTTCCCGCGATCGTCTGGGAAAACGGCCCGGACAGGTGCTATCACTGCAAGAGGGAAATGTTCCTGACCCTGCAGGAGGAGGCGTCCCGCCGAAATGGTCTTCGCATCATCGAGGGAACCAACAGCGACGACCTGCACAAAGACCGGCCCGGCCTGCGTGCCCTGAAAGAATTGAATATCATGAGCCCCCTTGCCGGACTCGGGATATCGAAGGAGGAAGTGAGGGCCATCTCGTGGTCCCTCGGCCTGCCAACCTGGAACAAGCCGGCCGACAGTTGCCTCATGACAAGGATCCCCACGGGGACGCCGGTTTCCCTTGACGGCCTGAAGCGGATCGACAGATCGGAACGGTACCTGCGCGGCATGGGTTTCAAGGCGGTGCGTGTCCGAAGCCGGGGCACATGCGCACTGATCAAAACGTCACCCGAGGACCGGAAACTCCTGTCGGGTGCATCGCCGGTCGACCTCATCACCCGGGCACTGCGCGAGTTCGGCTTCACGGAGGTGTGCTTCGAACCCACGGAACCGGAAGGAAACAGCCGTCAACCGTCAACGATCGCGAGGACGTCATGA
- the larC gene encoding nickel pincer cofactor biosynthesis protein LarC, which translates to MKILYYDCFAGISGDMNLGALVDLGVERDYLLEGLNALKLTGYEIDIRKESRRDITGTRVEVHARVHHDSRTIHDIEEILTASGLPGPVRERSLAIFHILARAEARVHGKDIADVHFHEIGAVDSIIDIVGAALCLTRLDVDRVCASPVEVGGGFVSTAHGTFPVPAPATVEILKGIPMRTGAVPHEATTPTGAAILAATVSEFTERVRFRPREVGYGVGARETEIPNVLRVMLGEAGDDAADGLEHEPAFLLECNIDDMNPEFYDHVMDRLFTAGARDVYLTPIIMKKSRPAVTLSVLCTPGDEEKIRRVLLRETSTLGVRKLPVERTILKRDTITVVTCFGPVRVKRAFWGEDIIKSKPEFEDVRKLADEQGVSIQEILEAIGKPEPS; encoded by the coding sequence ATGAAAATTCTCTATTACGATTGTTTCGCCGGCATCAGCGGTGATATGAACCTGGGCGCCCTCGTCGACCTGGGCGTGGAGCGGGACTATCTCCTGGAGGGACTGAACGCGCTGAAACTGACGGGCTACGAAATCGATATTCGAAAGGAAAGCCGCAGGGACATCACCGGCACCCGGGTTGAGGTGCACGCCCGCGTGCATCATGATTCGAGAACGATCCACGATATAGAAGAGATACTGACCGCGAGCGGCCTTCCCGGCCCGGTCCGGGAAAGAAGCCTCGCCATATTCCACATCCTGGCCCGTGCGGAAGCGCGGGTACATGGAAAAGATATCGCCGACGTGCACTTTCACGAGATCGGCGCCGTTGATTCCATCATTGATATCGTCGGGGCTGCCCTGTGTCTTACCCGCCTTGATGTCGACCGTGTCTGCGCGTCACCGGTCGAGGTCGGAGGAGGTTTCGTCTCAACGGCCCACGGGACTTTTCCCGTTCCCGCTCCGGCGACCGTCGAGATCCTCAAGGGGATACCCATGCGAACGGGAGCCGTTCCTCATGAAGCGACGACCCCCACGGGAGCCGCCATCCTCGCCGCCACGGTCTCCGAATTCACCGAACGCGTCCGGTTCAGACCACGGGAGGTGGGCTACGGCGTCGGCGCACGCGAAACGGAGATACCGAACGTCCTGCGGGTCATGCTGGGAGAAGCCGGGGACGATGCCGCGGACGGGCTGGAACATGAACCGGCATTCCTGCTGGAATGCAATATCGACGACATGAACCCCGAATTCTACGATCACGTCATGGACCGGCTCTTCACGGCTGGAGCCCGGGACGTGTACCTGACGCCGATCATCATGAAAAAGTCGCGACCCGCGGTGACCCTGTCCGTTCTCTGCACGCCCGGCGACGAGGAGAAGATCCGCCGGGTGCTGTTGCGGGAGACGTCGACCCTCGGTGTGCGCAAGCTCCCCGTCGAAAGGACGATACTGAAACGGGACACCATAACCGTGGTCACCTGTTTCGGGCCGGTGCGTGTGAAGCGGGCCTTCTGGGGAGAGGACATCATAAAGTCAAAGCCCGAGTTTGAAGATGTACGGAAACTCGCCGACGAACAGGGGGTCTCCATCCAGGAGATCCTGGAGGCCATCGGTAAGCCCGAACCGTCGTAA
- the hrpA gene encoding ATP-dependent RNA helicase HrpA: MGADRYFLMKELTTLGRALREEGVTKSSKARLARLEVRVSRSVDRRKYRQEHLPRPTYPDSLPISAARNEIVNAIRNHRVIVVTGETGSGKTTQIPKMCLEAGRGGDGMIGCTQPRRIAAVTVSRRIAEELGEPPGRSVGYKIRFEDRTNPLNCIKVMTDGVLLMETQADPFLNAYDTIIVDEAHERSINIDFILGILKRLLTKRSDLRLIITSATIDPARFSRAFHNAPIIEVSGRMFPVEVRYRPVDPELEERGEVTYIDHAVSAVGEIRKTSRAGDILIFMPTEQDIRETCDRLAGRKYLNTAVIPLFGRLSTAEQQRVFAPCRDRKIIVATNVAETSITIPGIQYVIDTGLARISEYNPVSRVKRLPVKAVSQSSAVQRGGRCGRVQKGVCVRLYSEEDFLGRPPFTTPEILRSNLAEVILRMTALNIGAITDFPFIDPPSQKSIGDGLNILKELGAVTTAGARVRLTATGKRMAQFPLDPRISRMIIEAEKEGCVDEVLIIASALSIQEPRERPLENTEAADAVHASFADPASDFITYLNIWKTFNERWAELRTQNRMRKFCREHFLSYRRMREWRDIYDQISAVLDEMGIKRERSAAGRTAKSLHECVHRAILSGYLSSIAVKKEQNIYQSAKGKEVMIFPGSALFNRAGTWIVSAEIVETSRTFARIVATVQSEWIEKAGGGLCRRTYRNPRWDRGRGEVVATARISLFGLVIDPERTVTYGPVNPTEATAIFIREALVTGDLNRSFPFLEHNRTLIDKAAAMEDKLRRRNILVSPEDFATFYEERVGVVYDEKTLARIVADRGNTFLTMQEEDVVRRHPGSELIQYPDAIDLEGKQLACEYRFAPGTEEDGVTVKVPSFLARKQHMEEVDWKIPGFLKEKISSLIKGLPKEYRRKLVPLPRTVDIIASEIKPAGDSLLASLARLIRSRFGVEVPATAWPVEDLPEHVKIRFSVIDDRGREIRAGRNVAALEESGDDHGPSRPLRKARVRWEREGIVTWDLGDLPEWIEVSGQRDTGHLAFPALEAEDDRVNLRLFESRDRAESSHAAGVAALYRLHFAKELRHLRRSLTLPAEMKKPAQYFGGPGNLEEMLYRQTTDILFARPVRRQEDFFSHARAVQPEILVTGQELLREIEPVLRAYHETRTLLSDLEQANAANRAVRGFIEELRGHVDRLVPENFPERYGRERLAVLPRYLQGITIRARRGMHHLEKDRGKAEKLKVYAKHLETIMETIPPFTSPEKQAAIEELSWMLEEYRISLFAPEMKTLYPVSPKRLNEKIKEIEQMI, encoded by the coding sequence ATGGGTGCCGACCGCTACTTCCTGATGAAGGAGCTCACCACTCTCGGCAGAGCGTTGCGGGAAGAAGGGGTAACGAAGAGCAGCAAGGCCCGGCTCGCCCGGCTTGAAGTACGGGTGAGCCGGTCGGTGGACCGCAGGAAGTACCGGCAGGAGCACCTTCCCCGCCCCACCTACCCCGATTCCCTTCCGATCAGCGCCGCCCGCAATGAAATAGTCAATGCCATAAGAAACCACCGCGTTATTGTCGTCACCGGCGAGACGGGGTCGGGCAAAACCACCCAGATCCCCAAGATGTGCCTCGAAGCGGGGCGGGGCGGGGACGGCATGATCGGCTGCACGCAACCGCGGAGGATAGCCGCCGTTACCGTATCACGACGGATCGCCGAGGAACTGGGCGAACCGCCGGGCAGGTCCGTGGGATACAAGATCCGATTCGAGGACCGGACGAACCCGCTCAACTGCATCAAGGTCATGACCGACGGCGTCCTTCTCATGGAAACCCAGGCCGATCCCTTCCTGAACGCGTACGACACCATCATCGTCGACGAAGCACACGAGCGGAGCATCAATATCGACTTCATCCTGGGGATACTGAAACGGCTTTTGACAAAGCGAAGCGATCTGCGACTGATTATCACTTCGGCCACGATAGACCCCGCAAGGTTTTCACGTGCCTTTCACAATGCCCCCATCATCGAAGTGTCGGGGCGGATGTTTCCCGTGGAAGTTCGTTACCGGCCCGTGGACCCGGAACTGGAGGAACGGGGGGAGGTCACATACATCGACCACGCCGTCTCAGCCGTGGGCGAAATAAGGAAAACGTCGAGGGCCGGGGATATTCTGATATTCATGCCCACCGAGCAGGATATCCGTGAAACCTGCGACCGCCTGGCAGGCAGGAAATACCTCAACACGGCGGTGATCCCTCTTTTCGGACGACTCTCGACGGCCGAGCAGCAACGGGTCTTCGCACCCTGCCGGGACCGGAAGATAATCGTTGCCACCAACGTGGCCGAAACATCGATCACCATCCCCGGAATTCAGTACGTCATCGACACGGGTCTTGCCCGCATATCCGAGTACAACCCGGTCAGCCGGGTCAAACGCCTGCCGGTGAAGGCCGTCTCGCAAAGCAGTGCCGTTCAGCGCGGAGGGCGGTGCGGGCGGGTTCAAAAAGGCGTCTGCGTCCGCCTGTACTCCGAAGAGGACTTTCTGGGTCGACCTCCCTTTACCACCCCGGAGATCCTCCGCTCGAACCTTGCGGAAGTAATTCTCCGGATGACGGCCCTGAACATCGGCGCCATAACCGACTTCCCCTTTATCGACCCCCCGTCGCAGAAAAGCATCGGCGACGGTCTCAATATACTGAAGGAACTGGGTGCCGTCACCACCGCGGGCGCCAGGGTCAGGCTCACCGCCACGGGAAAGCGAATGGCGCAGTTCCCCCTTGATCCCCGCATCTCACGAATGATCATCGAAGCGGAAAAAGAGGGGTGCGTGGATGAGGTCCTCATCATCGCATCGGCACTCTCCATCCAGGAACCCCGGGAACGGCCCCTGGAAAACACAGAAGCGGCGGATGCCGTTCATGCCTCCTTTGCCGATCCGGCATCGGACTTCATAACATATCTTAATATCTGGAAGACCTTCAACGAGCGATGGGCGGAACTGAGGACCCAGAACCGAATGCGGAAATTCTGCAGGGAGCACTTTCTCTCCTACCGGAGAATGAGGGAGTGGAGGGACATCTATGACCAGATATCCGCCGTTCTCGATGAAATGGGAATCAAAAGAGAACGGTCAGCGGCAGGGCGCACCGCGAAATCCCTGCACGAGTGTGTCCACCGGGCCATTCTCAGCGGGTATCTTTCGAGCATCGCCGTCAAGAAGGAGCAGAACATCTATCAATCCGCCAAGGGGAAGGAGGTCATGATCTTTCCCGGGTCCGCCCTGTTCAATCGAGCCGGCACCTGGATCGTGTCGGCGGAGATCGTGGAAACATCGCGTACCTTTGCCCGGATCGTCGCAACAGTGCAGAGTGAATGGATCGAAAAGGCCGGCGGCGGGCTCTGCCGCCGGACCTACCGGAACCCCCGATGGGACAGGGGGCGTGGAGAAGTCGTCGCTACGGCCCGGATATCGCTTTTCGGTCTTGTTATCGACCCCGAGCGTACCGTCACCTACGGCCCCGTCAACCCAACGGAAGCGACGGCGATCTTCATCCGCGAGGCCCTCGTCACCGGCGACCTGAACCGTTCGTTCCCCTTTCTCGAGCATAACCGCACACTGATCGACAAAGCAGCCGCCATGGAAGACAAGCTTCGCCGCCGCAATATCCTGGTCTCACCGGAGGACTTCGCCACCTTCTATGAAGAGCGGGTCGGCGTCGTTTACGACGAGAAAACCCTTGCACGGATCGTCGCCGACCGGGGAAACACGTTCCTTACCATGCAGGAAGAAGACGTCGTGCGGCGCCATCCCGGCAGTGAACTGATCCAGTATCCCGATGCAATAGATCTGGAGGGAAAACAGCTCGCCTGTGAATATCGCTTCGCCCCGGGGACGGAGGAGGACGGTGTCACCGTAAAGGTGCCTTCATTCCTGGCCCGTAAACAGCATATGGAGGAGGTGGATTGGAAGATCCCGGGATTCCTCAAGGAAAAAATTTCCTCCCTCATCAAGGGGCTCCCCAAGGAATATCGGCGGAAGCTCGTTCCCCTCCCCCGCACGGTGGACATCATCGCGAGCGAGATCAAACCCGCAGGTGATTCTCTTCTGGCAAGCCTCGCCCGGCTGATCCGGTCACGTTTCGGCGTGGAGGTCCCCGCGACGGCATGGCCGGTCGAAGACCTGCCGGAGCATGTGAAGATCCGTTTTTCCGTCATCGACGACCGTGGAAGAGAGATCCGCGCCGGGAGAAATGTCGCCGCCCTCGAGGAGAGCGGGGATGACCATGGCCCTTCCCGGCCCCTCCGGAAGGCACGGGTACGGTGGGAACGGGAGGGTATCGTGACATGGGATCTCGGTGATCTGCCTGAATGGATCGAGGTTTCGGGGCAAAGAGACACCGGGCATCTGGCCTTCCCAGCCCTGGAGGCCGAAGACGATCGGGTCAACCTGCGGCTTTTTGAAAGCAGGGACCGGGCCGAATCATCCCATGCGGCCGGTGTCGCGGCCTTGTATCGGCTTCACTTTGCGAAGGAGCTCAGGCATCTACGCCGCTCTCTCACGCTTCCGGCGGAAATGAAGAAACCGGCGCAGTACTTCGGCGGCCCCGGGAATTTAGAAGAAATGTTGTACCGGCAGACAACGGACATCCTGTTCGCCCGGCCCGTCAGAAGGCAGGAAGATTTTTTCTCCCACGCCCGTGCCGTACAGCCTGAGATCCTCGTGACGGGACAGGAACTGCTGCGGGAGATCGAGCCGGTTCTCAGGGCCTATCATGAAACGCGCACCCTGCTGAGCGACCTTGAACAGGCGAACGCCGCGAACCGCGCAGTACGCGGCTTCATCGAGGAACTGCGGGGCCACGTGGACCGCCTGGTCCCGGAAAACTTTCCCGAACGCTACGGTCGGGAACGGCTCGCCGTCCTGCCCCGCTATCTCCAGGGCATAACCATCAGGGCCCGGCGCGGCATGCACCACCTGGAAAAAGATCGGGGAAAAGCGGAAAAACTGAAGGTATACGCGAAACATCTGGAAACCATCATGGAAACCATCCCGCCTTTCACCTCGCCGGAAAAACAGGCCGCCATCGAAGAGCTTTCATGGATGCTTGAAGAATACCGGATATCCCTCTTCGCGCCCGAGATGAAAACGCTGTACCCCGTTTCACCAAAGCGCCTCAATGAAAAAATAAAAGAAATAGAACAGATGATATGA
- a CDS encoding Rho termination factor N-terminal domain-containing protein, producing MAEEKPLDKMTVKELKEVALGIEEIQGVSAMKKEELLTAIKKARGIPIKVEKQKIATVVELKEKMKILREKRADLREKGDKTGVARLRRRISRLKKRTRRMAHTAS from the coding sequence ATGGCTGAAGAGAAACCGTTGGACAAGATGACCGTAAAGGAGCTCAAGGAAGTCGCGCTCGGGATCGAAGAGATACAGGGCGTGAGCGCCATGAAGAAAGAGGAATTGCTGACGGCTATCAAAAAGGCGAGGGGCATACCGATCAAGGTGGAGAAACAGAAGATAGCCACAGTTGTTGAACTGAAAGAAAAAATGAAGATACTCAGGGAGAAGCGGGCGGACCTCCGCGAGAAGGGCGACAAGACAGGAGTCGCACGACTCAGGAGAAGGATCAGCCGGCTTAAAAAACGGACCAGGAGAATGGCCCATACCGCCTCATAA
- a CDS encoding CBS domain-containing protein, which produces MFVGKRMTRNLITVDRKTSILKARNLLREHNIDQLPVVDGKKLVGIITDSDIRENSASPATTLSIHELNYLLSQMKVEDVMTKSVFTVTPGTPIEEAALIINEKRVNSLPVVAGDELVGIITTCDLLYVLVDFMGVGMPSSRIEMKLSSNMGEIGKVAGIVNSKGRTILSIISTIDRKSPDSRTTLIRVDTENPEELCRELETAGYQCASEYRIIK; this is translated from the coding sequence ATGTTTGTTGGAAAGAGAATGACCAGAAACCTCATAACGGTCGACAGGAAGACAAGCATTCTGAAAGCACGGAATCTTTTGCGGGAACACAATATCGATCAGCTCCCCGTTGTGGATGGGAAAAAACTTGTCGGTATCATCACCGATAGTGATATTCGTGAAAATTCGGCCTCGCCGGCGACGACACTTTCGATCCACGAGCTGAACTACCTCCTTTCCCAGATGAAAGTGGAAGATGTGATGACGAAATCCGTTTTCACCGTTACGCCGGGTACCCCGATCGAAGAAGCAGCGCTGATCATCAACGAAAAACGGGTGAACAGCCTGCCCGTCGTTGCCGGTGATGAGCTCGTAGGGATCATTACGACCTGCGACCTGCTCTATGTGCTCGTTGATTTCATGGGCGTCGGCATGCCCAGTTCACGCATAGAAATGAAACTCTCCAGCAACATGGGTGAGATCGGAAAAGTGGCGGGTATCGTTAACAGCAAGGGACGCACCATACTGTCCATCATTTCAACTATTGACAGGAAATCACCCGATTCACGGACCACCCTGATCAGGGTCGACACGGAAAACCCGGAAGAGTTGTGCAGGGAACTTGAGACGGCCGGCTACCAGTGTGCCAGCGAATATCGGATCATCAAATAA